One stretch of Candidatus Eremiobacteraceae bacterium DNA includes these proteins:
- a CDS encoding helix-hairpin-helix domain-containing protein — protein sequence MERFKPYARWAAVIAGAVALAFAYFAPHRTDSVVVADDSPPPPQAIASAEVAATASPSPGEIAVYVCGAIRHVGVFRLSPGSRVVDAVAQAGGLAGDADPEAINLAEPLVDGMKIDVPKKGARPSTYSFGGGGATYDLASTGASATGSSSHRSTHHRSSGRSGAAKLQPGETVDVNTAGESELERLPGVGPSLARRIIEYREANGLFGTPDDLQNVSGIGPSKYAKMEAFVRV from the coding sequence ATGGAACGCTTCAAGCCGTACGCGCGGTGGGCCGCGGTCATCGCCGGTGCCGTCGCTCTCGCTTTTGCGTACTTCGCGCCGCACCGGACAGACTCGGTCGTCGTCGCCGACGACTCGCCGCCGCCGCCGCAAGCGATCGCCTCCGCGGAAGTCGCCGCGACTGCATCCCCTTCGCCGGGCGAAATCGCGGTCTACGTCTGCGGGGCGATCCGCCACGTCGGCGTCTTCCGATTGTCGCCTGGTTCGCGAGTCGTCGACGCGGTCGCTCAAGCCGGCGGTCTCGCTGGCGATGCCGATCCGGAGGCGATCAATCTCGCCGAGCCGCTCGTCGACGGCATGAAGATCGACGTGCCGAAGAAGGGCGCGCGTCCTTCGACCTATTCATTCGGCGGCGGTGGCGCGACTTACGACCTTGCGTCGACCGGCGCAAGCGCGACGGGTTCGAGTTCGCACCGCTCGACGCACCACCGAAGCAGCGGCCGCTCCGGTGCGGCGAAACTCCAGCCGGGTGAGACGGTCGACGTCAATACGGCCGGCGAGAGCGAGCTCGAACGGCTGCCTGGAGTCGGCCCGAGCCTCGCGCGCCGGATAATCGAGTACCGCGAGGCGAATGGCCTCTTCGGAACGCCGGATGATCTCCAGAACGTCTCCGGCATCGGGCCGAGCAAGTACGCCAAGATGGAAGCCTTCGTCCGCGTCTGA
- a CDS encoding redoxin domain-containing protein gives MSRSLALAALCSLFLSPPTGAQASTTNLDTVLSSHDWLNGHVSESDVRGKVVLVDFYTFECINCQHVEPNLRKLYRDTRRDDLVVISVHSPETPFERDRSNLKASIASQGIAWPVVVDNGFAVWNAYGVSAWPTQLIFDRHGELVKTIVGEGQDDDVNSTVRELIAQK, from the coding sequence ATGTCAAGATCGCTCGCCCTTGCCGCCCTGTGCTCGCTCTTCTTATCTCCTCCGACCGGCGCCCAGGCTTCTACCACTAACCTCGACACCGTCTTGTCGTCGCACGACTGGCTCAACGGTCACGTGAGCGAGTCCGATGTCCGAGGCAAGGTCGTCCTCGTCGATTTCTACACGTTCGAGTGCATCAATTGCCAGCACGTCGAACCGAACTTGCGCAAGCTCTATCGCGACACTCGGCGTGACGACCTCGTCGTCATCAGCGTCCACAGCCCGGAGACGCCGTTCGAACGCGATCGTTCGAACCTAAAGGCTTCGATCGCCTCGCAAGGCATCGCGTGGCCGGTCGTCGTCGACAACGGCTTTGCTGTTTGGAATGCGTACGGTGTGTCAGCATGGCCGACGCAGCTCATCTTCGACCGACACGGCGAACTCGTCAAGACGATCGTCGGGGAAGGTCAGGACGACGATGTGAACAGCACCGTCCGCGAACTCATCGCCCAGAAGTAG
- a CDS encoding molybdopterin-dependent oxidoreductase — protein MHRAGFLALVGTTTLAGCAGIATNLTENASFHRVLELPERLDLALLGAGQPMAREYAESAISPVFRQNGFDPPSTPDYVAWSRRAWHGYRLFVTGLVDTPKSYDLDTLRRSFPRVAQVTRHDCVEGWSVIGKWTGVLLRDVLSESSPQSKARYVVFHCMDQDGAGEAYYESLDMRQAAHPQALLAYDLNDKPIPVENGAPIRLKVPTQLGYKSAKYVQRIEVVAGLGGMLGNGGYWEDQGYEWFAGI, from the coding sequence ATGCATCGCGCCGGATTTCTCGCGCTCGTCGGAACGACGACGCTCGCCGGTTGCGCGGGTATCGCGACGAACCTCACCGAGAATGCGAGCTTCCATCGCGTGCTCGAGCTGCCCGAGCGTCTCGACCTTGCGCTGCTCGGGGCGGGTCAGCCGATGGCGCGCGAGTACGCAGAATCGGCGATCTCGCCCGTCTTTCGCCAGAACGGGTTCGATCCGCCATCGACGCCCGACTACGTCGCGTGGAGCCGTAGAGCGTGGCATGGCTACCGGCTGTTCGTCACGGGCCTTGTCGACACGCCGAAATCGTACGACCTCGACACGCTGCGCCGTTCATTCCCGCGCGTCGCGCAAGTGACGCGCCACGATTGCGTCGAGGGATGGAGCGTCATCGGGAAGTGGACCGGCGTGCTGCTGCGCGACGTCCTCTCCGAGAGCTCGCCGCAGTCGAAAGCGCGCTACGTCGTCTTTCATTGCATGGATCAAGATGGCGCGGGCGAGGCGTACTACGAGTCGCTCGACATGCGTCAGGCCGCGCACCCGCAAGCGCTGCTTGCGTACGACCTCAACGACAAGCCGATCCCGGTCGAGAACGGCGCGCCGATCAGACTCAAAGTGCCGACGCAGCTCGGCTACAAGAGCGCGAAGTACGTTCAGCGCATCGAAGTCGTCGCAGGGCTTGGCGGGATGCTCGGAAACGGCGGCTACTGGGAGGACCAGGGCTACGAGTGGTTCGCCGGGATCTAA
- a CDS encoding cytochrome b/b6 domain-containing protein: MKQKIYRHPIVVRLTHWVSALALFVLAMSGMQIFNAHPALYASDASTFQSPVLSITGSADMDSPEGWVQVGGRRFYTTHVLGYGPDGQGVETVRAFPSWATIPAYQDLADGRRWHLFFAWVFVICAVLYARWAFDLRPTLADLRALPAALKAHLLPWRVKPRAHLNPMQKLSYFGVVFIVAPIIILSGLALGPSVDSWAPWLPAMFGGRQFARIWHFGGMIALMAFFVVHISMVALTGVWNNLRSMITGWFVVEPELAFSTASVSAPASAAPPVAETPPNDEPPPTPPTEEGSS; this comes from the coding sequence ATGAAGCAAAAGATATACCGTCATCCCATCGTCGTGCGGCTCACGCACTGGGTGAGCGCGCTCGCGCTGTTCGTGCTCGCGATGAGCGGCATGCAGATATTCAACGCGCATCCCGCACTGTACGCGTCCGACGCCTCGACTTTTCAAAGCCCGGTGTTGTCCATCACCGGTTCCGCGGATATGGATAGCCCTGAAGGCTGGGTGCAAGTGGGCGGCCGGCGGTTCTATACGACGCACGTCCTCGGCTACGGGCCGGACGGTCAGGGCGTAGAAACCGTCCGCGCGTTTCCGTCGTGGGCGACGATTCCCGCGTATCAAGACCTCGCGGACGGCCGCAGATGGCATCTGTTCTTCGCCTGGGTCTTCGTCATCTGCGCCGTCCTTTACGCGAGGTGGGCGTTCGATCTGCGACCGACGCTCGCCGACTTACGAGCATTGCCGGCCGCGCTGAAAGCGCATCTCTTGCCTTGGCGCGTCAAACCGCGCGCGCATCTCAACCCGATGCAAAAGCTGTCGTACTTCGGCGTCGTCTTCATCGTCGCACCGATCATCATTCTTTCCGGCCTCGCCCTCGGACCGTCGGTCGACTCATGGGCGCCGTGGCTGCCGGCGATGTTCGGCGGGAGACAATTCGCTCGCATCTGGCACTTCGGCGGCATGATCGCCCTCATGGCGTTCTTCGTCGTGCACATCTCGATGGTCGCGCTCACGGGCGTTTGGAACAACCTACGATCGATGATCACCGGCTGGTTCGTCGTCGAGCCCGAGCTGGCGTTCAGCACCGCGTCGGTCAGCGCGCCGGCATCGGCAGCCCCGCCCGTCGCAGAAACGCCGCCGAACGACGAACCGCCGCCAACCCCGCCAACCGAAGAGGGATCGTCGTGA
- a CDS encoding aminotransferase class V-fold PLP-dependent enzyme: protein MEFDADLFEQNGTYLNTATFGLPPRPAHDAMIAALADWRTGRTGEEDWEAATERARATFAKLVNVDASDVTCGATVSELIGLIAASLPDGARVLTAENDFASTLFPWTVHEDRRIEVRSVPLDELIDAIDGTFAIVAVSHVQAHSGAVIDLDLLAARCRAKGSMLCVDGTQACGWLDTSAREVDFYVCHAYKWLLSPRGSAFMAVRRDRLDSIRPLHAGWWATDDPNGNLFGLPNRISRTTARRLDTSPAWFSWLGTAAALGVIDKIGIASIEAHDMRLARRFCSALSLPEPVSPIVYMDARADFRKLLESGIRASVRAGRVRLSFHLYNTDEDVDRAVAALRG from the coding sequence ATGGAATTCGATGCGGATCTCTTCGAACAGAACGGAACCTATCTGAACACGGCGACATTCGGTCTTCCGCCGCGGCCCGCGCACGACGCGATGATCGCGGCGCTCGCCGATTGGCGCACCGGCCGGACCGGGGAAGAAGACTGGGAGGCGGCGACCGAGCGAGCGCGAGCGACCTTCGCAAAGCTAGTCAACGTCGACGCATCAGACGTCACGTGCGGCGCAACCGTGTCGGAGCTCATCGGGCTCATCGCCGCGTCGTTGCCGGACGGCGCACGCGTGCTCACGGCAGAGAACGACTTCGCATCGACGCTTTTTCCGTGGACGGTCCATGAGGACCGCCGGATCGAGGTGCGCAGCGTTCCGCTCGACGAGTTGATCGATGCGATCGACGGCACGTTCGCGATCGTCGCGGTCAGTCACGTCCAAGCGCACAGCGGCGCTGTGATCGATCTCGATCTGCTCGCGGCTCGATGTCGCGCGAAGGGATCGATGCTTTGCGTCGACGGCACGCAGGCGTGCGGATGGCTCGACACGAGCGCGCGCGAGGTAGATTTCTACGTCTGCCACGCATACAAGTGGCTGCTCTCGCCGCGGGGAAGCGCATTCATGGCGGTGCGGCGTGATCGACTCGATTCGATTCGGCCGCTCCACGCAGGTTGGTGGGCGACGGACGATCCGAACGGCAACCTCTTCGGTCTGCCAAACCGGATCTCGCGGACCACCGCGCGCCGGCTTGACACGTCACCCGCCTGGTTCTCTTGGTTGGGTACGGCTGCGGCGCTCGGGGTCATAGATAAGATCGGCATCGCCTCGATCGAGGCGCACGACATGCGGCTGGCTCGGCGATTCTGCTCCGCTTTGTCGTTGCCGGAACCCGTCTCGCCTATCGTCTATATGGATGCGCGCGCGGATTTCCGCAAGCTCCTTGAATCTGGCATCCGCGCGTCGGTGCGCGCCGGCCGTGTCCGGCTATCGTTCCATTTGTACAACACCGATGAAGACGTCGACCGCGCGGTCGCCGCGCTCCGCGGCTGA
- a CDS encoding mycofactocin-coupled SDR family oxidoreductase has product MTGAKEFAGQTAFITGAAHGQGRAVALAFARAGANVLALDVARQLSNPGYPLGTQADLDALVRETEAFGVDCIAVAADVRDEGAVHDASERALRAWGRIDVLFNNAGICAYGLVHELTESEWDAMLDINLKGCWLVAKHVVPSMIERRSGVIINNSSIAGLRGMNRLSHYAASKWGLTGLTKSMAIELAPYGIRVNSIHPTGVDTPMNDGLAALEGLTPRAVAERSAGNLLDVPWIETRDVAEAVLFLTSDRARYITGAQIVIDAGLLTR; this is encoded by the coding sequence GTGACCGGCGCGAAGGAGTTCGCCGGCCAAACCGCCTTCATCACCGGCGCGGCGCACGGGCAAGGAAGGGCGGTGGCGCTCGCGTTCGCCCGAGCGGGAGCGAACGTGCTCGCGCTCGATGTCGCGCGCCAACTCAGCAACCCCGGCTATCCGCTCGGTACCCAGGCGGACCTCGACGCGCTCGTGCGCGAAACTGAGGCGTTCGGAGTCGACTGCATCGCTGTCGCCGCCGACGTGCGCGACGAAGGCGCGGTGCATGATGCCTCCGAGCGCGCGCTTCGCGCGTGGGGACGGATCGACGTGCTCTTCAACAATGCGGGGATCTGCGCGTACGGCCTCGTGCACGAACTGACCGAGTCGGAGTGGGATGCGATGCTCGACATCAACCTCAAAGGCTGCTGGTTGGTCGCAAAGCATGTCGTTCCGTCGATGATCGAGCGGCGCAGCGGCGTCATCATCAACAACTCGTCGATCGCCGGCTTGCGCGGCATGAATCGGCTGAGCCACTACGCCGCTTCGAAGTGGGGGCTCACCGGCTTGACGAAATCGATGGCGATCGAGCTCGCGCCCTACGGGATCCGCGTCAACTCGATCCATCCGACGGGCGTCGACACGCCGATGAACGACGGTCTCGCAGCGCTCGAGGGGCTCACGCCGCGAGCCGTTGCCGAACGCTCGGCCGGCAATTTGCTCGACGTTCCCTGGATCGAGACGCGCGACGTCGCAGAAGCAGTGCTGTTCCTCACGTCGGACCGGGCGCGGTACATCACCGGCGCGCAGATCGTCATAGACGCAGGTCTCCTCACCCGCTGA